One window from the genome of Oryctolagus cuniculus chromosome 1, mOryCun1.1, whole genome shotgun sequence encodes:
- the LOC100349897 gene encoding olfactory receptor 10V1-like translates to MEHTEDTNHTGPIHFHFRPFSKLPEVQLLIFVAFLAMYLVSISGNVSIFLTIWVSRCLHTPMYFFLANLAALETFYSSTIAPLTLASILAAESTLVSLPGCGAQMFFFIFLGSADCILLAVMAYDRFVAICHPLHYSLIMSWRLCVRLALGSLLLGFVLAMQLTVLIFQLPFCSSKEISLFYCDVLPVMRLACADTRVHEATLFVVSVIVLTVPFLLITLSYVFIVAAILKIRSAEGRRKAFSTCSSHLTVVLLQYGCTSLIYLCPSSSYSPERGQVVSVVYTFITPLLNPLIYSMRNRELKDALKRVMMRFLLL, encoded by the coding sequence ATGGAACACACGGAGGACACCAACCACACTGGACCCATCCACTTCCACTTCCGCCCCTTCTCCAAACTTCCTGAGGTacagctgttgatttttgtggcCTTCCTGGCTATGTACCTGGTCAGCATCAGTGGCAATGTGTCCATTTTCCTCACCATCTGGGTCAGTCGTTGTCTCCACACTCCCATGTATTTCTTCCTGGCAAACCTGGCGGCGCTGGAGACCTTCTATTCTTCCACCATTGCCCCCCTGACTCTGGCCAGCATCCTGGCTGCAGAGAGCACCCTGGTCTCCCTGCCTGGCTGTGGAGCCCAGATGTTCTTCTTCATCTTCCTGGGCAGCGCTGACTGCATTCTGCTGGCTGTCATGGCCTATGACCGGTTTGTGGCCATCTGTCACCCTTTGCATTATAGCCTCATCATGAGCTGGAGGCTGTGTGTCCGGCTGGCTCTGGGGTCTCTGTTGCTGGGGTTCGTCTTGGCCATGCAGCTGACTGTGCTCATCTTCCAGCTCCCCTTCTGCAGCAGCAAGGAAATCAGCCTGTTCTACTGTGATGTCCTCCCTGTCATGAGACTGGCCTGTGCGGACACGCGGGTCCATGAGGCCACTCTGTTTGTGGTCAGCGTCATCGTCCTCACCGTCCCCTTCTTGCTCATCACTCTGTCCTACGTCTTCATCGTGGCTGCCATCCTGAAGATCCGCTCTGCAGAGGGGAGGCGCAAGGCCTTCTCCACTTGCTCCTCCCACCTGACTGTGGTCCTTCTCCAGTATGGATGTACAAGCCTCATCTACTTGTGCCCCAGTTCCAGCTACTCTCCTGAGAGGGGCCAGGTAGTGTCTGTGGTCTACACATTCATTACCCCATTGCTGAACCCTTTGATCTACAGCATGAGGAACAGAGAGCTTAAGGATGCTTTGAAGAGAGTAATGATGAGGTTCTTGCTACTGTAA
- the LOC100355681 gene encoding olfactory receptor 10V1, whose translation MEGINKTTKIQFFFRPFSLDPEIQLVIFVAFLVMYLTSLSGNATIAVLVQINNSLHTPMYFFLANLAVLEIFYTSSIAPLALANLLSMGKTPVSITGCGTQMFFFVFLGGADCVLLAVMAYDRFIAICYPLRYTLIMRWSLCVELAVGSLVLGFLLSLPLTILIFGLPFCHNNEIYHFYCDMPAVMHLACADTHIHETALYVISFIVLSVPLMLISISYIFIVIAILRIQSKEGRHRAFSTCSSHILVVLLQYGCTSFIYLSPSSSYSPEMGRMVSVVYTFITPILNPLIYSMRNKELKDALKKALKKF comes from the coding sequence ATGGAAGGAATAAACAAAACTACAAAGATACAGTTCTTCTTTCGTCCATTTTCTCTTGACCCTGAGATCCAACTGGTGATTTTTGTGGCCTTCCTGGTGATGTACCTAACCAGCCTCAGTGGAAATGCCACAATTGCAGTCCTTGTCCAGATCAACAACTCCCttcacacccccatgtacttttTCCTGGCTAACTTGGCAGTTCTGGAAATATTCTATACATCTTCCATTGCCCCCCTGGCCCTGGCAAACCTTCTTTCAATGGGCAAAACTCCTGTTTCCATCACTGGATGTGGCACccaaatgtttttctttgtcttcttggGTGGGGCTGACTGTGTTCTGCTTGCAGTCATGGCTTATGACCGGTTTATAGCCATTTGTTACCCTCTAAGATACACCCTCATCATGCGCTGGTCCTTGTGTGTGGAGCTGGCTGTGGGATCCCTGGTGCTGGGTTTCCTGCTGTCACTGCCCCTAACCATTTTAATCTTCGGTCTCCCATTCTGCCACAACAATGAGATCTATCACTTTTACTGCGACATGCCTGCAGTCATGCACCTGGCTTGTGCCGACACGCACATTCATGAGACTGCCCTCTACGTCATAAGCTTCATTGTCCTGAGTGTCCCCCTCATGCTGATCTCCATCTCCTACATCTTCATTGTGATAGCCATTTTACGGATACAGTCGAAAGAAGGGCGTCACCGAGCCTTCTCCACCTGCTCCTCTCATATTTTGGTGGTCCTTTTGCAGTATGGCTGCACCAGCTTCATTTATTTGTCCCCTAGTTCCAGTTACTCGCCTGAGATGGGACGAATGGTCTCTGTAGTCTACACTTTTATAACCCCCATTTTAAACCCCTTGATCTACAGTATGAGGAACAAAGAACTGAAAGATGCTCTTAAGAAGGCACTGAAAAAGTTCTAG